The DNA region gtccaccccaaagggacttaccatctccaacagaaaacactgttcacaaactgctccaaacagctctgttgtagtccagcctttacttcagagacgaacatgcgtcactttgtaacacacgttataatgctcgcctagctgctagcgtggcacgccctcatactctgcaactgactagctagctgtgctgacctagctactgcacatgtgtgactcccaccaaagatggaacagaagtgagatgcctcactctgtagctaaaccgagagctcaacacacagggtgaaaagaggagctgcagcagtgtgcagtataacaaaaatatggtgttttttgaaagttaaaccatgtaaacctgttctggtacaacctctaaatacaattatgaacctgaaaatgagcataatatgagcactttaagttggCTGCTAATGTGCAGTACTGGATTGGTTCTGTTTTCACCAGTAGATTAAAGGGTACACATCTCAAACAGAGTTTAAAACTGTCTTGTTGGCCTTCAGTGTCAATCTAGTCAAGGCCCAGCTGGCATAAGTGCAGAAGGTTTTAaaacagacccagactcttgtgATCTGAACAGAGAAAATCAGTGTGCAGAGTTTGTAGGTGTGTAGGCTGTCCGTGTTACTCTAGTCCAGGTTCCATAAGACTAAGTACAACAGCTGTTTATGTAAACCTGTATGAGGTTATGTACATTAGTTGTTGCAGAGGAACAACTGAAATTGTCCTATAGAGTAAAATATTCACACATCTTGAACAGGATTCAAATAGAGCTAAAACTAGAAATTTGAAGATTTTACCTTGGGCTATAagatatctatctatattttctttcctctttttttctgacattttatacaccAAATGATGATCAACTGAGAAAGTAGCCTTCAAATGAATTCATAATGAATTGTTATGAATAATCTGTAGTTGCAGGcctgtttaaaaacaaaaaaaatgaaatcaagcACCTGTTTGATAGTTTTATGAGTAGAGCATGAGAATCACCCAATAATAATTTCCCCTCAGGTTTCCACTTAAGTCGTCAACCAGTAGTCATGTTCAACCTCGGGCTGAGGGCTGACAGCATTGAGTGATGTTTTTGCTTTTATAACAGCTGTGCTACTTGTTCTGACTAGAGCCGAGCGCAAAGAGTTGCTCATCTTTCTTTCTGCCGTCCAGGAAGGATACGGACACACGGCATTGGCGGTGGCCATAAACAAAAATACAGGTGGATAGACTTCCAGCGACTGCGCTACGAGCCGAACCGAGAGGCCCAGCCCTTTGAAGAGAAGGTTGTGGAAGTGCGATACGACCCGTGCAGGTGAGATCAACCTTTAAATTCCCCCCTCGGGTATTAATaactgtcttcttttttttttcaaaacccGGGACTTGAACATGTATTCTAAACATACAGTTGGTTGTCATCATCTTTATTACACAGGTCTGCTGACATTGCTCTGGTAGCCGGAGGCAACCGGAAAAGATGGATCATTGCTACAGAGAACATGCAGGCTGGAGACGTCATTAAAACATCTGGAATTATTGGACGTATGGCAGGTATGAGAGCCACTCTGGTTTATCGTCCTCCAAACGTTCCCCTCAAGATGCTGGAGGTACAGATGATTTGTATTGAACTCAAATGTATACTATATCCTTTTTGTTTTAGTCTCCGCCAATGAGGGTGATGCCTACCCACTGGGAGCTCTTCCTGTGGGGACACTGGTGAACAACCTGGAGATCCAACCAGGGAGGGGGTCGGAGTACATTCGTGCTGCAGGTCATTATTTGCATGTTTCTGCTTAGTATTTCCTAAATGCATGTTTAGACTCTTTATTTTATGATTGctaattgaatattttttttcaatcaatcagtctttaaaatgtcataaagtaGTACAGTAAATACACCGATCATAACTTCAGTCAActttagagcccgaccgataaaggatttttaaggccgatatcaatacaaatatttggcgATTTAGAAATCCAATATTCcaatatatcggccgatatatatttaaaaataataataatccagaaACGCTTAACAAAAcaatttccctaacattagttatttgtagttatttatgagtcctcactaaaataatacgATAacgcagtttaaaaataaacttgttttattgtcacaacataacagaggaccatcaaaatatattaaagtataaaaaaatacaaacttaagatatgaaaaagtttcatatcttaagtttgtattatttatcagaactttattatattttgatggtcctctgttgtgacaataaaaccaACAAGTTTATTATGTAGGAAAGGcggttgaagggtgttttgtcagtttttatttttcatttatcggccattataaaggccgatagtttggaaaacttgcctaatatcggccggctgatatatcggtcgggctctagtcaACCGCCATTATGATCTGTTAGTTACTGTGCATCCTTTGCGACAGTTTCATTATAGGGATTCATTGTTCCATCTAATGTCATCTGAATGCCTCAGGCATTTGGAACAATGTCATAGCAGCTGTGAAAAGTGGTGACTCGCAATCGCTAAACTGAACGTGGTGCTTCATTTGGTTTTCAGGCACTAGTGGAGTTTTGCTCCGTAAAGTCAACGGAACAGCAATCATTCAGCTTCCTTCAAAGCAGCAGGTTCAGGTGAGGTCATCTGGTTTAAGATTCCACCGACCGCGCGGTAACCCTAATGCGCTCTGAACTGAATGTTGTCGTCTCGACCCGCACAGGTGTTGGAGACCTGCATGGTAACGGTGGGGCGCGTGTCAAACATCGACCACAATAAACGGATCATCGGCAAAGCTGGTCGCAACCGCTGGCTCGGCATTCGCCCCTCGAGCGGCTTGTGGCAGAGAAAAGGAGGCTGGGCAGGACGCAAGATTAAACCGCTGCCGCCGATGAAGGTTTACGTCAACATGCCCTCTATCTCGGCTAAATAACACACCGGGAAATGTTCGGGACTGGAGGTCATCACTCGCTTATAAATcacttgtattattatttttttggtcCTTACAATGAAATCAAGTCGACTGTTTGGAGAGAGAGTTCAATAAAGACGAGCTTTTTGTACAGAAGATTACAAATTTTTATTAAACACAACTGCTTGTGAGCAtggaaagaaacaaaacaatataaaaatccAAAACATATTTACATCTATAGTAAAACATGCGGAGTTATCCATATTTTTAGTGGTAAATTTAAAAATACTGTCATGTCATTTAAAATAGGGTTTGTGCAAAGACACTGGGTGGCATTTCAAGTAACAGGAGCAACGAGATGGCATGTTATTGTAGTCGGGCCATTAATGAAAAAAACTAACACTGATGTTAAGAGTTAATTTGTTGCTGTGCTAAATTTCAGTGACAAAGTGAGCATGCCTGCTCATTGATCCAGTCTTGTAAAACACCCCCATGCTATCTCTAGATTTAGggcaaagaggaaaaaaaaaaaaaaaaaacttgaggtCAAATACACTAAAAATACACTTGTCATCATGCCCGTTTAGTATTTTCAAAAGGCTAACTCGTATGACAAATTCCCTCAAACACCTCTGCCCTGGCTAACACTTCACAGCCCAAGTTTACAAATCTGTAAGAGCCAGTCGGCCTCCCAACTAAAAGAAGATAGTGAACCCTTCAAAAAGCAGGAGACAAGAAAACTTGACTGTGTAGTCACAGGCAGACATGTACGGTGGTAGCTGCAAAATAAGCTCGTCAACATCAAGTGGCAAAACTAAGTAACAGACAGCCGTGACAGTTTTCCAGACCTCGTAGGGCACTGGAAACCATCAACAAACACAACAtccctataaaaaaaaaaaaaaaaaattcaatcatttttgaaaacgacaaaaaaaaaaactgccttcTCAAGAATATAGGTAGTGGTTTACATTTCAAATATAACACCCTTTTAACACCTCACCTCAAAAAACTAAGTGTGTCCCAATTTGAGCTAAAGCATGTAGAAAACCACATGAAAGTGCATTCCAAAGCGAGGGAAATGTATGAGAAATGACATACCTAATAGTGTTTTGTTGTACAATTCAACTTCATAGTTCTGAAATATATTTGGCATTCATGTCAAGAAATAAATGTAAGCTATTTGTGCTTTCAATTTAGTgggaaggggggaggggggtgtttGCGATTCACAATGATACAtcttgtatatatttatatacatcaCTAAAAAAATCCAGCCAATCAAAGCCTGTAAGTCttcactttataaaaaaaaaaaaaaaaaagcaacaactaaCTCATACAGAAGGCCCTTTGTCCAAAGGTTTCCTATTGCAAAAGTTTCACGTAACACTATTCAGGGAGTACCATCGAACATATAGCAcacctacacagacacacacaggcagtgaCTTGGACACTTCTGGCAAGACtccatacacttttttttttttaccatttttaaaagtaattcAATACTTGTATTGCGCTCAATGTAACTGTCAAAGCATGTTTCAAGTCCAACTTATTTGTAATTTTCCCATAGCAGACCTACACTATACTGACTGACCAACAGTACGTTTTAGGTAAGGTACTACTTGCATGTCCAGCCACGGTGAAGctgtaataaaaaaaggacACAACGGCAATTGCTTGGTTAGGATCACGTTTGGCCAAATGTGGAGCACTAACTGGTACATTTGTCAAAAGTGTTATCTCAGTAATCTAAATCCTGATCTCCACAGGGACCACCACACCACATACGTTAAATGTACGATTTTACTCTTCAGTTTAAACATACTATGAAGTTTGGCCAAGCCAAGAGCTCTGGTGGTTACGCTGTAAAAGGAACTTGACTTTGGCACATCACTGCACATCTGGAGAAATCCAGTATTTGCTAAGTTACTGCAGGTCTGTGAGACGGCCTCTCAGGTAAGCCAGGACATCAAGCTGAACACGGGGGCGGCTGGGAAACTAAAACAACTGAGGACCTTGAAACAATACGACGGTTCATCCAGTCACAACTAAAATTGGCATTCAGCTGTTAATAGTTGAAATATGTTTTGTGGTGTAATGTTACCCTGCTTCTAAGTAGATGTTACTGTACACTTACACAGATAGAAAATCTTCAGCACTTAATGAGCTGATCTGATGAACTGCTTACATGTTACAAATGCTCCATAGCTACATTCATTATAGCTACCTTCAAAAATACCAttagtttgtttcttttttgcttAAAGTGCGCTTAAAAGCAACGAGGCAAACAGAACTTTCTGTTCCTTTCTATAAAAATTGACCTTTTTGAGAAAGTAAAGGGACGAGTAAGAAAAACCAAGTACTGAGTTAGAAGAGAAGGATTCCATCTAGATTCACAGCAATATTCCAACTTTCAATGACAAACACGGTCTCAAACAATCTCACACACGCCACTGCACGTCACCATCACACTCCTCCATTGTCTATAGAGTAACAATAAATGTAGGATTTCacagaaataataaaatgttaacaaaaacaaagtgcaaaCACAGCTGCCATTATCAAAATGTGGCAAATTGTCAAAACCTCAAAATACCTCCGAGGCGGTAGCACAAATTTTACAAAATAGTACTTGTTCTTTTTgtagtgtgtaaaaaaaaaaaaaaaaaaaaaaaagaaaaacatcaacaCCCAACAACATCAAAAACATCCAATTGACAACATGAAATGTGTGTATTGAACACGTGGTTGTGAGTCAGTAAGATTTCCACAGGAAAACTATTACTGccgggagggtgggggggggtcgGGGGCCCTGTTGGCTTTTCCTCTAATTCTCTGTAGCCTCTCGGTGAGACAAGTGCAGCGGAGATTCTGGTGGCGGTTGAGTGGACGGTGGCCAGGGTCACACGGGCTTAGTGTAACCAAAGATTCCCACCGGGAAGTGCTTGACATGGGTTGGCCACTGGgcagcgagctggaaaaacttCACATCGTTCCACTCCACTCCATCAATAGTGACTAAGGACGAAAAAGGATCATAGGTAAATgcataattaaattaataatgcATTCAAAATGTCATAGGTGGTGCTTCAGAGTTTGCACTAACAGCTGTTAATAGTGCAGATACCTCTTTGTTTACATGACTGTTACCACTAAGCACTATTGAGGAGGGTCCTGACATCAACAGCAGATGGCAGTATAGCCTTAGCTGTGGGGTGGGGTTGTGTCTGCACCTGGGCCTTACCTCTCAGCATGGTGTGCTGGTGCTTGGCGGTGCAGATCAACCTGCTGATGCCATCAATCACTTGGCTCTTAGAGTCCAGCTCTTTCTCCTTGGGCTTCTTGCTGAGAAAAATCACTGGAGAGAGAAACAGGGaggcattaaaaaataaataaaacattttttacacacttttatttatttatttttttacttaaaagggGAACTTTATGTATCAAAGTGTGTTTACAGGTCTTAGGGAGTACTACTGCATTATGTGAAAACTgttgtattaaaggtgctgtaggtagggttgtttgaacatcgacaacttctcagtccctcccccccttttctgctgaagcccaaaacagtctcctaagcccctccccccacaagggagaataggctcgttcgagaggagccaggtctgcgcagaatcgTTCACCGGCGATCGCCACCCGATGCaggccggttagatttgtgtccgacttgatcccgacttgctctgacgtcatgcacacgtgggcaaccaTAAACTCAGTTCCGGCCGCAGTTTTTAGAGCCAGGCGCCGCAGTTGCTCTCCACcaactgcaagacccaggcggacccagggcatgctgggaaacaccggcctctcagctgatcggttcagaatcgactcaacataatgacattttatatgaactttttattgattttgaattggagggattctaactgcgatttgtctgatttaaaagcttattctgtacagaacacatgtgtgactgatagtgatgtttagaagtcagagagactaaatctgttcagattatggatcatctagagtgtgttgttaattaaaatcagcaacagattgcATGGAAatcattttgacagctactctgtcataataaaaacaactggagactgtgtacaagcagatttatgggtctgataacattttattaaattggaatCGGACCatagtgtttctgtcacttcctgttcagcctgaatgctgctggaaacggctggaaACTGGCCGACTTGACAGCGGACCTTCGTCACCGAccccgcctgctctcgtccactttacaggcgaggcgcagttcatctcgaatgAGCCTAatcaatgtgtgtgcatgagcagtgattgacatgcagttagacccccggccctgattggtgcatctgaacagggagtggtggatttttgcaaatcacactacaggctgtaggtggtgccagaggcaCTATTAAATCAAGTCATCATGTCTAACGCATGGACAATTTGGGAACCAGAAAGTAAAAATTAAGAAATATTCATGTGGTGCTTACATatgcatattttaatgttttgtaattATTAGGTACAACGTATTGTACTTTTCCCAAAGCAAAGTGTACCTTTCTTGTTCTTCTCCTTGGTGACCACAGTCATGGCCATGCTGGGTGGGGGGGTGAGTTCCCCTCCACAGGGCAGACGGCTGACTTGCAGTGACCGGAAGTTACTCTTCAGGGTGTTCTTCAGTCCCACGTCTCTCTTCTCcccctctttcttcttctctgggcCTTGCCACGTCCAGTAGTCCACCTGGAGCCCCATCACTTCACTGCCCGAACATGGAGAgctacaaagaaaaataaaataaaaaggcaaagtcaggttttttttttgtacatcatTTCGCTACTAAAGCACAGCTTCAcagtgagagagaaaataagatgTAGTTTTGTTGCTgataattatgtgtgtgtgtgtgtgtgtgtgtgtgttgtcgtacCCAGCTCCTGACAGGGCTGTGGACACAGAGGGCGACTGTGGGGGGGTGCCCCCAATTTCCTTCCCATACGGACCGGCCGATGGGGGCGTTGGGGAGGACAGGATGCTTGTGTTGACCCCCATCGCATCATCGGAGTCCACTGCAAATTTGGGGATGGGAAATAGGCTCAAATAAAACTAAACATAGCCATAACCAAGTACATAAAGTCAGCAAATAGAATCAACCGTAAAATGTTGAACACACTATCCTGATAAAATACTACCACACCTTCAATAAAGCCCTTCCTTACCTGAAGTTGAGAGGCTTTGCTCCACAATCCCAACTTTCACAACCtgcaagaataaaaaaaaaaaaaaaaggtttcacaAAATGAATTAAAGATTCCGTCTGGCACCTTTGCAtaggacaaaaaataataataaccttACCCCAATAAATGGCACAAATTTTTGACAGGAGTCCTCATCAGGGCtgtaaacagagagagagagagagagtaaagagGCGGTGAGTACGACCAGAAGTGGAGTTTAAGACTTCAGAGGTGCACATGAACACTCAATGGTCCTGGAGGGAAGATGGCTTTGGCATGACCTGCACTATGTCCCATCGCAGCAGAAATGGCACATGGAATGGGGTCGTCTTGGGGGGTCATGTTACAATGAGATGAATGAAGGGAACGCTCCTTACAACCAAAAGAAGACGGGGTCTTTCTTATCAGCCAGTACTaggaggtattttttttttatacatggggTTACAAGCGATAGTTTGGGCCCAGCCATAATAACTGTGATGCTTCTTTCCACTACTACTCTGAAGTGTTGAGTCACCTGGTCCAACAATACAAAGATAGGAAGAAACAATGTCAATTAAAATTCAATACACACGtaatacacacaaaatgcacCCCAACGATTTCAGTGTGGAAGAGCTGAGAAAGTTATCTTTCTGCAGATGTCCTCTAACGTGGCAACAAATGGTGCAGCTCCTAAATGTCTTTCGTGAGACTGCAAAATAGACTGCACCCACAGCAAACAGCGGAAGGATGAAGAGCACTGCTGGCTTCTGTTGCAGTGCAGAACCAGGACCACAGTCCCCGGCAATCTTACCACTTTGGGCGCCAGTGctctaatatataatattatttcaGTGATGTTACATATTGCAAggtaaagacttttttttaaagcaacgtGTAGCATCACAAGCTGTTACATAACTCACAAAAAGAACAATTGGATGGGGGCAAACTATAAATTAAACCTAACTGCCAATCCTTTTGCAAATTACTTTACTTTGATTCAGGcagaaatatactgtatgtgttttaagAGAGTAGTATTTATGCATTTTAGAATGAGAGGGAAATATCACATTAATATTACCTTATTGAAATATTGGATTTGCCTTGCAGCAGTCCAAGCTGTCAATAATATTGAGTGAAAGTTTGTAATTATGTAGCCTGTCCTAAGGGTAAACCAATACACGTGCTGAGATTCACTCAGCTCACTTTCAAGTAAACATAAATTCTGTAACTGACACTGATATTGCTGGATGTTTGAGCCAGAAAACCATTCCACACTTGAATGTGAATACTGAATTGTGAATATCTGGGGTTGTTTTTTAAGGTTGATAGGCAAATAGTCACAGCAACAACACAGAGGACAGTGTAAAGAATCAAAAGTCACA from Perca flavescens isolate YP-PL-M2 chromosome 17, PFLA_1.0, whole genome shotgun sequence includes:
- the mrpl2 gene encoding large ribosomal subunit protein uL2m produces the protein MMAVSCLTRALRSLTLSQPALLCSQAVAQTKLGTQVTSTVGQCRGFLTTASLEQNRTFWKQREKYTTRPIGMKKTGGRDHSGRIRTHGIGGGHKQKYRWIDFQRLRYEPNREAQPFEEKVVEVRYDPCRSADIALVAGGNRKRWIIATENMQAGDVIKTSGIIGRMAVSANEGDAYPLGALPVGTLVNNLEIQPGRGSEYIRAAGTSGVLLRKVNGTAIIQLPSKQQVQVLETCMVTVGRVSNIDHNKRIIGKAGRNRWLGIRPSSGLWQRKGGWAGRKIKPLPPMKVYVNMPSISAK